The Actinoplanes sp. N902-109 genomic interval TTCTTCCGGAGTTGAGGGGATCAGGCGATCGCGGTGTCCAGGCCGATCCGCACCATGTCGGAGAAGCCCTGCTCCCGCTGGTCGGCCTCCATCTTGTCGCCACGCTTGATGTGGTCGCTGACGGTCAGGATGGTCAGCGCCTTGGCCCGGAACCGCGCCGCGATCGTGTAGATGGCAGCCGACTCCATCTCCACCGCGAGCACCCCGTAGTCGGCCAGCGTGTCGTACAGATCGGGCCGGTCGGTGTAGAAGGCGTCGGCGGCCAGGATCGGACCCACCCGCATCGGGATGCCCCGCCGCTCGGCAACATCCACCGCCGTCCGCAGTAGCCCGAAATCAGCCACCGGCGCATAGTCGACGAGCCCGTCGAAGC includes:
- the deoD gene encoding purine-nucleoside phosphorylase, yielding MSVHIGAQPGDIAERVLLPGDPMRAKWIAETFLKDPVCYTQVRGMLGFTGTWDGVPVSVQGSGMGMPSASIYTHELINEYGVTSVIRIGSCGALAEDLQLGDVVAAIGSATDSNMNRARFDGLVDYAPVADFGLLRTAVDVAERRGIPMRVGPILAADAFYTDRPDLYDTLADYGVLAVEMESAAIYTIAARFRAKALTILTVSDHIKRGDKMEADQREQGFSDMVRIGLDTAIA